One stretch of Neosynechococcus sphagnicola sy1 DNA includes these proteins:
- the hmpF gene encoding pilus motility taxis protein HmpF, which produces MLYLAEVQKKTGLMGGKSELKLLACQRTEQIWNAVPGEEIIPMPPDQAGNYNAGALVLVDLNASKQVQRLLEAGRQLVSILQNFSRLQEKFKTQEEEIEQWKASLTYQSQELQRRELEMESRQEELQNLEDDCARMEAQRQDFENTRQQIQEMQAELECRHQELEGAWQQLRGEQQRLEKQQSEFHPQVVLEPDQARQLHELLDQLAASLTQTDGMGEQLHHVRTVVSQQQSWLEQSWQRWEQERIAAEQLQTKLEQESQTLTDRHAACQEAQLSLEAVRSQAQVQQATLQLQQAHQAVLATDLQALGETIQQIYQMTGRADQVSLSGKVDIPALENMALEDLDKLVQDLRRDLEKVSRFVNDQEEELTVQRQAIEAIQVKIQQASEYDRLRLETELTEEQDCYQMLNETLVGQRRNLREREEILNCHAEVLLRRRGKGESDGSEGQLGIGPILQQLEQQRRQQLEGLQRLEAEIQQLQAAVEQNQELLQQRCQEYESLRQEVQQLEQIVQSRHREAGESWGRLQASQEALQGLQGSLTQLHQDLDTTTQVLTQGTGANQQVAVAQLRQILQQLTGQPELVTS; this is translated from the coding sequence GTGCTGTATTTAGCAGAGGTTCAAAAGAAGACGGGGCTGATGGGTGGTAAATCGGAGCTGAAGTTACTGGCCTGTCAACGCACCGAACAAATCTGGAATGCTGTGCCTGGTGAAGAAATCATTCCCATGCCCCCCGATCAGGCTGGCAATTATAATGCCGGGGCACTGGTACTGGTTGACTTGAACGCTAGCAAGCAGGTACAGCGCCTGTTAGAAGCGGGTCGTCAGTTGGTGAGCATTTTACAAAATTTTTCTCGACTCCAAGAAAAATTTAAGACTCAGGAGGAGGAGATTGAGCAATGGAAGGCCTCCTTAACTTACCAGAGTCAAGAGTTGCAACGTCGGGAACTGGAAATGGAATCCCGACAGGAAGAGTTGCAAAACCTCGAGGATGACTGCGCCCGGATGGAAGCCCAACGCCAGGACTTTGAAAATACCCGGCAGCAAATCCAGGAGATGCAAGCAGAACTGGAGTGCCGCCATCAGGAATTGGAAGGAGCCTGGCAACAATTGCGGGGGGAACAGCAAAGACTAGAAAAGCAGCAGAGCGAATTTCACCCCCAAGTAGTTTTAGAGCCGGATCAGGCTCGTCAGCTGCACGAACTCCTCGATCAGTTGGCAGCATCACTGACCCAAACCGATGGCATGGGGGAACAGCTACACCACGTCAGAACGGTTGTCAGTCAGCAACAATCCTGGTTAGAACAATCCTGGCAGCGGTGGGAGCAGGAGCGAATTGCCGCCGAGCAACTCCAAACTAAGCTGGAGCAGGAGTCACAAACCCTGACCGATCGCCATGCTGCCTGTCAGGAGGCTCAACTCTCTCTGGAGGCGGTGAGATCGCAGGCCCAAGTGCAGCAGGCAACTCTTCAACTTCAGCAAGCTCACCAAGCAGTGCTGGCCACTGACTTACAAGCCCTCGGGGAGACAATCCAGCAAATCTATCAAATGACGGGGCGGGCTGACCAGGTGAGCCTCAGCGGCAAGGTTGATATCCCGGCGTTGGAGAATATGGCTCTCGAAGATCTGGATAAACTGGTGCAAGATCTGCGGCGAGATTTAGAAAAGGTCTCCCGGTTTGTCAATGATCAAGAAGAAGAGTTAACGGTGCAGCGTCAAGCAATTGAGGCGATACAGGTGAAGATCCAGCAGGCCAGCGAATATGACCGTCTTCGCCTTGAGACCGAATTGACCGAGGAGCAAGACTGTTATCAGATGTTGAATGAGACGCTGGTGGGTCAACGCCGTAATCTCCGGGAGCGAGAAGAAATTCTCAACTGTCACGCTGAGGTGCTGCTGCGGCGGCGGGGAAAAGGGGAAAGCGATGGCTCCGAGGGACAGCTGGGCATTGGCCCGATTCTCCAGCAATTGGAACAACAGCGGCGACAACAACTGGAGGGGTTACAGCGGCTAGAAGCAGAGATTCAACAACTCCAAGCTGCGGTGGAACAAAATCAGGAACTTCTGCAACAACGGTGCCAGGAGTATGAGAGCCTGCGCCAAGAAGTCCAGCAGCTCGAGCAAATCGTCCAATCCCGTCATCGGGAGGCAGGTGAGTCCTGGGGGCGTCTCCAAGCCTCCCAAGAAGCTCTGCAAGGGCTACAAGGTTCTCTCACCCAGCTCCATCAGGATCTGGATACGACCACTCAGGTTTTGACCCAGGGAACCGGGGCGAATCAGCAAGTAGCGGTTGCCCAGCTGCGCCAGATTCTGCAACAATTAACGGGTCAACCCGAATTGGTTACTTCCTGA
- the tilS gene encoding tRNA lysidine(34) synthetase TilS, with translation MTRSDFWTPLHVRLDHTLQQRQLLLPHQRLLVAVSGGQDSLCLIQLLRDLQPKWHWQLAIAHCDHRWRSDSLANAEYVETLAEGWQLPCHRSTASQRATSEAGARTWRYDCLQAIAQAEGYTAIVTGHTASDRAETLLYNLMRGSGLDGLQALSWQRSLGTGLTLVRPLLGFTRQETEGCCRHAQLKIWEDATNQDLTYARNRIRQKLLPYLHTHCNPQVERHLAQTAELLQADTHYLETQADNLRQQVQHPSQPKLYRPPLQVAPLALQRRVLRQFLQQWLPTAPNFEQVEKFQQLIAAPNRTRTDPFPGEAIAQVTGNWIWLLPAPRPKSPQEVTNSG, from the coding sequence ATGACTCGTTCAGACTTTTGGACTCCTTTACATGTCCGCTTAGATCACACCCTCCAGCAGCGGCAACTGCTCCTCCCCCACCAGCGACTGTTGGTTGCGGTGTCCGGGGGCCAGGATTCTCTTTGTCTGATCCAACTGCTGCGGGATCTTCAACCCAAATGGCACTGGCAGTTGGCGATCGCCCATTGTGATCACCGCTGGCGCTCGGATTCCCTGGCCAATGCCGAGTATGTCGAGACCCTGGCCGAGGGGTGGCAGTTACCCTGCCATCGCTCCACGGCCAGCCAAAGGGCCACCAGTGAAGCAGGGGCTCGAACCTGGCGTTATGACTGCCTGCAAGCCATTGCCCAAGCCGAAGGTTACACCGCGATTGTCACCGGACACACTGCCAGCGATCGCGCCGAGACTCTGCTCTACAACCTGATGCGGGGCAGTGGCCTGGATGGTCTGCAAGCCCTCAGTTGGCAGCGGTCTCTGGGGACTGGTCTCACCTTGGTACGACCCTTGCTGGGATTCACCCGCCAGGAAACTGAGGGCTGCTGTCGCCATGCCCAACTGAAGATTTGGGAAGATGCCACCAATCAAGACCTGACCTATGCCCGGAATCGCATTCGCCAGAAACTGCTGCCCTATCTCCACACCCACTGCAATCCTCAGGTAGAGCGACATTTAGCCCAAACGGCGGAACTCCTCCAGGCAGACACCCACTACCTAGAAACCCAGGCAGACAACCTACGGCAACAGGTACAACATCCCTCCCAACCGAAACTCTATCGCCCGCCGTTACAAGTGGCACCCCTGGCTTTACAACGGCGAGTGCTGCGGCAATTCCTCCAACAGTGGCTGCCAACCGCACCCAACTTTGAGCAGGTTGAGAAATTCCAACAGCTGATTGCTGCACCCAACCGCACCCGTACCGACCCCTTCCCCGGTGAGGCGATCGCCCAAGTCACGGGCAACTGGATTTGGTTACTGCCCGCTCCTCGTCCCAAATCTCCTCAGGAAGTAACCAATTCGGGTTGA